The following proteins are co-located in the Anoplopoma fimbria isolate UVic2021 breed Golden Eagle Sablefish chromosome 18, Afim_UVic_2022, whole genome shotgun sequence genome:
- the exoc8 gene encoding exocyst complex component 8 — MSETGNRLRKLLESPNFDPQNYVKQLSQQSDGDRDLQEHRQKIQNLADETAQNLKKNVYKNYRQFIETAKEISYLESEMYQLSHILTEQKSIMESITQALLSTDKDETSKEMQAAFPKETEELKQRTLTSLLEKVEGGKNIMDTPGRHLVYNGDLVEFDVDNMSPIQKVHAFLMNDCLLIATWLPNRRGAVKYKYNALYDLESFAVVNVKDNPPMKDMFKILMFPESRIFQAENSKIKKEWLEILDETKKNKVTKDRHKIEEEAPTSPVRAEVSTNPFDQDDDEPPGAEERVDLSLEWIQELPEDLDVCIAQRDFEGAVDLLDKLNEYLKDQPVTQRVKELRLKVDERVRQLTEVLVFELSPDRSLRGGPKATRRAVSQLIRLGQSTKACELFLKNRESAVQTAIRQLRIEGATLLYIHKLCNIFFTSLLETAKEFEMDFAGNTGCYSAFVVWSKSAMRMFVDAFSKQVFDSKESLSTAAECVKVAKEHCQQLTEIGLDLTFTLQSLLVKDIKAALQSYNDIIIEATKHRNSEEMWRRMNLMTPEALTKLKDEMRSCGIGSFEQYTGDDCWVNLSYTIVAFTKQMMSFLEEGLKLYFPELHMVLLESLREIILVAVQHVDYSLRCEQDPEKKAFIMLNASFLHDTVLPVVERRFEEGVGKPAKQLQDLRKSTKPVRINPESTTSMV, encoded by the exons ATGTCGGAAACGGGTAACCGACTACGGAAGCTGCTCGAATCGCCTAATTTCGACCCGCAAAACTACGTCAAGCAGCTGTCACAGCAGTCCGATGGCGACAGAGATCTCCAGGAGCATCGTCAAAAGATCCAAAACCTGGCCGACGAAACGGCTCAAAACCTGAAGAAAAATGTCTACAAGAACTACAGGCAGTTCATCGAAACGGCCAAGGAGATCTCCTACCTGGAGAGCGAGATGTACCAGCTGAGTCACATCCTGACGGAGCAGAAGAGCATCATGGAGAGCATCACTCAGGCCTTGTTGTCCACAGACAAGGATGAGACCTCAAAAGAGATGCAGGCTGCGTTCCccaaagagacagaggagctgAAGCAGAGGACGCTGACCTCACTGCTGGAGAAAGTGGAGGGTGGTAAAAACATCATGGACACTCCAGGGAGGCACCTAGTCTACAACGGAGACCTTGTGGAGTTCGACGTCGACAACATGTCCCCCATCCAGAAGGTGCACGCTTTCCTCATGAACGACTGTCTGCTAATCGCCACATGGTTGCCGAACCGCAGAGGAGCCGTGAAATATAAGTACAACGCCCTGTACGACCTGGAGAGCTTCGCTGTGGTCAACGTAAAGGACAACCCTCCCATGAAGGACATGTTCAAGATCCTCATGTTCCCAGAAAGTCGCATCTTCCAGGCGGAGAACAGCAAAATCAAGAAGGAGTGGCTGGAGATCCTGGACGAAACCAAGAAGAACAAAGTCACCAAGGACAGGCACAAGATAGAGGAAGAGGCCCCTACGTCTCCCGTGAGGGCCGAGGTGTCCACCAATCCTTTCGATCAGGACGACGACGAGCCGCCAGGTGCTGAGGAGAGAGTGGACCTCAGCCTCGAGTGGATCCAGGAGCTTCCGGAAGATCTGGACGTGTGCATCGCCCAGAGAGACTTTGAGGGTGCCGTGGACCTGCTGGACAAGCTCAACGAGTATCTCAAAGACCAGCCGGTCACCCAGAGGGTCAAAGAGCTGAGGCTGAAGGTGGATGAGCGTGTGCGGCAGCTGACAGAGGTTCTGGTGTTCGAGTTGTCTCCAGATCGGTCACTTCGTGGTGGACCCAAAGCCACCCGGCGGGCCGTGTCTCAGCTGATCCGACTAG GCCAGTCCACAAAGGCCTGCGAGTTGTTTCTGAAGAACCGCGAATCCGCAGTCCAGACGGCCATACGACAGCTTCGCATAGAAGGAGCCACGCTGCTCTACATCCACAAACTCTGCAACATCTTCTTCACCAGCTTGCTGGAGACGGCCAAGGAGTTTGAGATGGACTTTGCGGGGAACACGGGCTGCTACTCCGCCTTCGTGGTCTGGTCCAAATCAGCCATGAGGATGTTTGTGGACGCCTTCAGCAAGCAG GTGTTTGACAGTAAGGAGAGCCTGTCGACAGCAGCGGAGTGCGTTAAAGTGGCCAAGGAGCATTGTCAGCAGCTGACTGAGATCGGCCTGGACCTGACCTTCACCCTGCAGTCCCTGCTGGTCAAAGACATCAAGGCGGCCCTGCAGAGCTACAACGACATCATCATCGAAGCCACAAAGCACCGAAACTCTGAGGAGATGTGGAGGAGGATGAATCTCATGACACCCGAGGCTCTGACTAAACTTAAg GATGAGATGCGCAGCTGTGGCATCGGCAGCTTCGAGCAGTACACAGGCGACGACTGCTGGGTGAACCTGAGCTACACCATCGTGGCCTTCACAAAGCAGATGATGAGCTTCTTGGAGGAGGGCCTGAAGCTCTACTTCCCCGAGCTGCACATGGTGCTGCTGGAGAGCCTGAGGGAGATCATCCTGGTGGCCGTGCAGCACGTGGACTACAGCCTGCGCTGTGAGCAGGACCCGGAGAAGAAGGCCTTCATCATGCTGAACGCCAGCTTCCTCCACGACACCGTGCTCCCGGTGGTGGAGCGGAGGTTTGAGGAGGGCGTGGGCAAGCCCGCCAAACAGCTGCAGGACCTGAGGAAGAGCACCAAGCCTGTTCGAATCAATCCAGAGAGCACCACATCTATGGTGTGA